Genomic window (Alnus glutinosa chromosome 9, dhAlnGlut1.1, whole genome shotgun sequence):
GATTGCTTTTTCTATATCACTTTCTTGAATGTTTTGTAGCTGTGTTGGCTGCCCAAGAGCTAGCACTTAAGGCGAACATTAGTCTAGCAATCAGTCCAAAGGACGACCCTAGGAGGAGTTTTACCTGTTacctgtttatatatattactctggCTTCTTAAGGAAATCATCTTCAGCTGAGCAGCTCAGTTGCATGGTGATGTTACTGCTGTTTGGTCCCAAGTGGCTTGTTAAGCAGTTCCAATTGTGGATGACCTCTACATTATGTAGAAATAGCTGATCAAATTGCATgcttaagttttttattttttttttccttcacttGGAAAACCTAGTATCTCTATTAAAATTTGACCTTCACTTTAAGAATCATGCTAGAATATTTTGATAATGCATAACttgaacttaaaaaaaaaataaaataaaaaaattagaaacctTGATAATGCGTAACTCAAGTATATCAAAAGATCTTCGCTCCCTTTCTGCCCCAAAGACCCCAAATTAAGAAAGGGGAGTCCCAGAAAAAGTGTCAGTTTATTCTTGCATTACAACAACCATGAACAAAACAGGAATGAATAAGTGGAACTTTTACAAAGATTAACAGACCGTTCACTGTGTGGAACTCACCATTGGTGAATTCCTTGAAGTGTAAAATGCAGTGAAACATATTGATTTAGGTTCATTTTGGGAGTTCATGTGCATCATAGCGTCATCATTACGAACTGTGCATGTTTATATATCGTATCTGGTCTTGCATGATGAAAGTGTGTTTTTGTTCATTCTGGACTTTCTCAATGCCGAAGTAGTGTCTTTACATGCTCTTACAACCTTGTTGAAATTAGACAATTATGAACCATGAACTTACTATTTTTTTAGCTTGGTCTCTTTAAATGTCTCTATTTTTGAGTCCCAAGCATGTGGATAACATATTATTGAGTTAAACAAGATTAGATTAGATTTTCGTATAACTTGACAAAGCTACACAACTCTACCAACTCccagaagagaaaaatcaatgAATTTATAGAAAGTCATGTTTGCGCTTGTAACTTACCCAAATAGATTACCTTATTCCTTTTTTGTCAAACACCCTGTCCCCAATTCTCTTATGAAATTTAACTTCCATAGCTATTAAACTTttctatgcttttttttttttcctccttggAGCATAAAGAAAATAACTGTCCAAAAATGTAATCTCGATAAGGCTTATAGATGTTCTGTATTGGATTGGTTTGCAGGCACGGCCATTATTCAAAGACCGGACGAAATTCTCACAAATGGTCGATCCACAGCTCCAAGGTCAATATCCTGTGAGAGGTTTGTACCAAGCTCTTGCTATTGCTGCAATGTGTGTTCAGGAGCAGCCTAATGTGCGACCTGTCATAGCTGATGTGGTTACAGCTCTAAATTACCTGGTTTCCCAAAAATATGAACCCCAAATCCATCCAGTCCAAAACCCTAGAAGGAGCCCATCTTGTCCTCAAGTTAGAAGGGACAATGATAGAAGACAAATTGCAGGAAATGGAGCAGAGAGAGAGGCTCACTGGGAGGACTAAGTCAATAAATAAAGTGGTCAATACCTTCATACTCTGTTCATATATAATGTGCCTAGTTATCCATTTTTGCATCATAGAAGATAACAGGTGCTGCTTTGAACCGTAATCTTTACATACAAGGAATTACTGCCCTCTTCTCCAATTCTCCTCTTTGATGTACATGTGAGCTCGAGTTCTTCTTGTACGTAAGATTCCTCTTTGTAGGAACTGTCTACCCATTTTTATAGTTTAGCCtaaattttcttaattaataatgACTTCTCTTTCTGTGATTCCATTTCCAGCCATGTTTAAGTAACTGGGCATGTATTTCACTCTATTTAGCATTATGCTTGCTCATTggagatgtaaaaaaaaaagaagtgtacAGAAGCATGGGTGGGTTAGATGGGAGTGATTCACCATGAACACTGCAAGTTTCttcttcctaaaaaaaaacaaaaacaaaaacaaaagcattaacaagCAACTCTAAACAcaaaactcaaaattattttcacatttatgttgCATCAGAACACTTTTTTAACCACAAAGTAAAAGGCACCTTCTAAAAGGTTTTATCAAACGAGCTCGTGGGCGTTTTTGGAAGGCAAGTGAAATGCGGGACATAAGAGGCTTGAGGACCTCTTCGTTCCAAGAACTGAACTCCATACGTAACAATTCTTGGTGGGTGGTAATTCGGGTTAGTGTTGTGTTGAATTACGGGAACATAAGAGGCTTGGGGACCTCTTTGTTCCAAGAACTGAACTCCATAAGTAACAATTCTTGGGAGTTGACAATTCGGGTTAGTATTGTGTTGAGTTATAGGTAATACGATTCATTTTGTCATATTTTGTCGATCACTCCCCTAATTCAAAGAATTGGTTTCAATGTCCCCTTTTATAGAAGACATTGATTTGGGGGGAAAAGGCTTCAAAGTTTGTTTCAATGCGTATCTCcataaaatcaaacattaaTTTAAATGGAAAACAACCAAGCTACTCATACAGAAGTTGCACGAGGTGTGAAAATATAGTGGATATttggcgagagagagagagagagagagagaggtaacaGGTCACGTGAATGGCACGTGCAAGAACTTCCCCGCCCAAAATCGTTTCAAAGCCAAACTGACTGAAACCCAGATCACTCAAGGCTCAAGCCTCACCACAACTAAGAAAGAGGcttcaaaatctctctctctctcgcaacTATGCAGCAGAGGTCCTCTTCAAGCTCTTCTCGAGCACTTGACGAGTGCTGTGCCATAATCGTCACCCAGCAGCCACAAGCGAAGCACTCCCCAAGAAGAAGAATGGATGACATGTCGGCGAAGTGGGTCCATCTCATTCCTGTCATTGTGCTCATGTGCCTCTTCGTTCTTTGGTGGTTCTCTTATCCAGGTATATCTCAGCTTGACAAAAATTTCAGGAACCCAATCATCATTTGGCTttaattgtttcttttcttttgagatTGTTTCTTGCTTGGGCACATGGGTTGGTTCTTTATTTCTTGATTTCATGTCCTATTGGTTTTGTGAATTTTGCCCTGGAAATGGAAATGATagttttgtagattttttaggTGTATTTCTTGTGGAAATGATATTTGTTGACTTCGGTATGCTTAGTTTCAAGGTGATAATATTCCTAGTctctttgtgttttcttattttctatcATCTGCCTTGTGTTGGCTGCTGCAGAAATTCTGTATATCATGTTTGTGTAGCTCTGTTTCTCAATGAATAAAAATCCCATCTTTACCAATTCAAAATACTGTTGAATATAGCAACGCTTTCCTCTTATTGCTCTTCTTTGCAAACATTAAGAGCATTAGGATGATGATATTGTTATTGTTCCAGCATCCCTAATTAAATTCTGTGCGCTTTTGCCTTTGCTTGAAAGCAGTAAATTTGGTGATCAAGGAAAGCAAAATTGCAGCTGTACATCAAATTGAGATGTCCGTGTCTCTCAATGATACTCATATTGATGTAGCCATCCTGGCAGCGGCTACATCATCACCAATAGCCTCAGTCCCTCTGAATCTCACAAGCAATAATGAGACCGGAGCGCTGCCTCCTCTGGCGAGTAAATCTGATTGCCGAACCGTTCGGAGAATATGCTTCTTTCAGCATTGTGTTGGGACATGTTTCCACGAGATAAAAGTACTTCAAGAACACTTTTATAGTGTGTTATAATAAAAGTATCACAAGGAGGAGGTTTCCCTCTATCAGTGTGAGGCTTTTTACCATAGATATATAGCAGTCTGGAGGTTGTCTTGCTTGTATAAAGATACAGAAATTGAAAAGAAttcaacaaagaaaaacaagaaacagCTAATTCTATCCTTCTGTTCTGTGGATTTGATGGTGTAATCTAAGCTAGCAAATCTCTCTTCTGAGCTCTGATCCTATAGATATATAGCACCCTTAATTAGCATCGATTTTATTCGATCTTATATGCATGCTTACCTTGATGCAGCTACAACTGGCTAATCTCTCCATTTCGACAATTTCCCACCCATAAGTTCATTGTTGAGCTCTTCTGTGATGGCAGAACTCTACAGCAATCCCTTCTTGGTGACTGCATATGAAATTTGTGATTCAGTCAGTAGCAGCAATATCAATCTTATGAATTAGAGTGGCTCAGAAATCCTGAGCCAATATTGCTTGGATGAAGTACTGTTTGacatatatgaaaaaatagTGAACAAAATAATGCATCTAAATTGTTCAAAATTCATTCTTGTGAGAAATTTAGAGGTTGTCAAGAAGCTACTTTATGCTTATTAGCTAAATAGAATTTGTTTCTCTCCATTCTTAAATAATCACTTATCCCGAAAGTGTAAGTTGTCGAGAAATGTTAATAAACTGTCGAGTCAAAGTTCCAAATCAAGACACAGACTGTCTTTTGGATACATAAATGGATAGgaactaataaatttaatcaattaagtaatattttaatatcCATAATTCATGTCTTACAACACTCCCATCTCCAACCAAATCATATTAAAGAAGGACCATTTCCATCATTTTGGTCCGATTGAAAGATGATATGTTCTTTTTAAATGTCTAATTATTCTGAGTTCTTTTACTAGGTGTGGATTTGATGGGGGAAGAATTTTTCAGGGGAAACTTAATTCACTTAACCTTCTTaaactttcattatttttgtaataatctcctaaactctcaatttagtatattcatcttttaatttttttcaatttcaccaattcCTCaggattttccattaaatcctaacgaaggggtgtcaaaattttcaaaatgcccttaatttttttaggaaaaaaaagaaaagaaaaattacaaggaTTTAGGCATCGGttagaatttaataaaatttgcaaaaatacctacACCcgaatctttgattttttttttttcttttttattaaataggggtattttaaaaattttaacggattgAAGAAGCATTTACCTTCTGCCAGCGAAGAGGATCTGGACTTTTAAAGACAACGACGGAGTCAACTTTTTCCGGTGAGGCCATCTTCCAACGGCAGTTAGGGGAGCGAGATTTGTGGCGGGAGTAAACCCCAACGTTTTGCTTCTTGGCTGGATCATAGCGAGAGGAGGCCATGTAGAAAACAAAGGGCTTCTGGCAGGGATTCTTGGTCACAGGCCTGGTGTTGAACGCGTACGCCGTGTAATCGGCTTTTCTGTACCAATTGAGGAAAGTTCTTGTGGGCATCTCCAGCTCTCTGGGAGAGACGACTCCCCTCAAGATTTGAACCACGTAGCCCCACGAGATGGAGATGGACCAATAGCGTTTCTTGTCGTAGCAGATTGATTGCTGCATTACATTTGCCGAGTCGAGCTTCACGGATTGCATGAGGTGCTGGAGGGCTTTCACTCTGGTGGTTCGTGGGAATATCGGTTCCACCACATCAAGGTGGTGGATTGACACCAATGGAGTGATTGGATGGGCTCCCAAAAGCCCCAATAGGTCTCCATACACATCATACTGCATGCGTCaggacaaaacacaaaatactctttCAGGTTAAGATCGAACAATTTctctctgtatatatatatataaattctactgaatgcatgcatgcatgttgttCATAAGTCTTACCTGATGAAACCCAGGTTCCTTGGTCAGTGGCACTCCGAGCTCAGCCATgcaagcctgaatcctgtcatCACTGCCATACAACCCGGGATACCTCTGAATGCACCGGTCCTGCATCTTCGCCAACTCCTGCGCTAGAGGATAGCTTATGGCGAATCCGCCGCCGCCGTAAGCCATGGCATACGAGAAATATATATTCTGAACATGACTCTCCGACGAGCTCCCAACATAATACAACTGCGTATGATCGTACTTCGAAAGTATCCTCACCACATTCTCCACCACGAAAACGGTGTCGTCATCACCCATCACAAACCATCTCACATCCTTCATCCCAAGCCTCAAAGTCTCCGAAACCACTCTCGAAATCCTCAACGCCGATCTCTGCCCCTGACGGTTATTGTATTTGAATCTTTTGGTGTCGCCGGAAATCCTAATCTCCGGCAGGCCTTCGTTTCCTCTAGTCCTCACTTTTTTGTCCAACCAAACCACCCCTCTGGTTTCCTTCGGCTTCCACCAAACTTTTATGTATTCCTTCCTCTTCTCCCACAGAGACGACGAAGCGGCTATCCCAAAAACAATGTGTTTCAGCTCCGTGTCGTACCGTTGAGATTTTTGCGGAAGTACAGGTTGCGCGGTTGCATCTTCTACAGACACGTTGGTGAGTGTCTGAAGGTGCTTTTCACTGGAGGCGTCTAAAGAGGTGCCGGAGCATTTGCGGTGGCCGGTGGTGAGCATGAAGTTGGAAGAGTAGACGATGCAGAGCATggagatgatgaagaagaaccAGGTGACGGTGGTTCTGAAGCCTATATGTTGTCTCATTTGAGCCCAACGTGCAGGCTTTTTGTCAGCGTCTTCAACCTTAATGTTCTTACCTCCCATGGTGGGATAGGATTTTGATTGAGAATTATTAGGATCTAATCCACCATTTTAAtaagtttaatttgttttgagtTTGTTATGAAATAAACCGAATTTAAATGCGGGTAAAATGGATTAATAATTAATCATAGTTGAAATTTGGGATTCCGATGAATTAAGGTTATGTCTAAGTTTGCGATTTTCAGAaggtgcgatttaaaaatagagatttaaaaaaattatttctaaaaacgcagttaagcgtttgacaaaatcacagtttgacctttaaaatcgtaggctaacctttaaaattctgcattttaaaaaaataattctcttaccgatttgaaaaaacaaattttttaaattgcaagtttttaaaaacgcaatttcatCCCAACGATTTATTTTtgaggatttgatttaaaatcgtaatttttgtctacaaaatcacattttcaaaagcACCCGCAGAAGGCAATGGTATAATTATTGCCAtgctaattttctttttaaattaagtagtttatattttatcatctcaaaaattgttttttttggattatatcTCACTTAATTTTACTACAAGATGATATTAACTGAATtagttatttaataataacaGACTTTTAAGAACTTTACAGTAGTATATCCACCCGACTAATTTGGAGAGGAGAACGGGGGAAACCTGGGTGGAGTTGTGGGCCTAAACCACGAACCCTATGGGCCGAGCAAACCTAATTAGCCAGCTGCTTTGATCGTTATGCGGGGCGACATCCCAACTGTTTCATTATTTTCGACAAATAATCAGGCAACATCCTTAACTTACCGGCAGCACATGGCACTATACGATAAACGATCCATAAACGGACTAGGatgttttataattatttgtttgaatttaaaaatatttgaacAGGTGACTGTAAGAGATTATTTATAGAACTCATCTGATCTGATAAATGGTTGGacaactcaaattttatttagacaggtgggtctcataagtggtcGATCTCTCAAATTCAAGTAAATAGTTTTAGAGGATTCTTGTACTGCATAAAGGGCTGCAATCTACTAGGAGGTAAGAAATTCAGTGCCACTACTCTTCTTGGACCATACCTTACCAGCCGGCCGGCAATGCCTAACAAAGGTCGTACTTCACTAAAAGACATGAATTGAGTGCTGCACTTGGCCAGGAGTCATGCCCCATCGAAGGACAGAACCTCTAGCTATGGCAGACTGCGGGGAAAATATCCCGCTAATTAAAAAGGGAAAGACAACTATTTAGGCATTCTCATTTCTCTAGAAAGCATTCTCTTAACGAAAATTCTAATTGATTTAAGCATCGGAAGTATTTTCTGCCGGCTCTTCCAAAAGAGCCTCCGAACTTGCTTTCGACTCATTTTTGTGAGCATTTGTAGTCTGAAATTGGGTGAAATTGGGCATGCaagtagggatgtaaataaaccagtccgttcgacagctcgctcgatacccgctcggtttagcctgatccgaactcgagctcgatactgtagaaactcgattgTTACTGTAAAAatccgctcga
Coding sequences:
- the LOC133877348 gene encoding uncharacterized protein LOC133877348 is translated as MQQRSSSSSSRALDECCAIIVTQQPQAKHSPRRRMDDMSAKWVHLIPVIVLMCLFVLWWFSYPVNLVIKESKIAAVHQIEMSVSLNDTHIDVAILAAATSSPIASVPLNLTSNNETGALPPLASKSDCRTVRRICFFQHCVGTCFHEIKVLQEHFYSVL
- the LOC133876831 gene encoding uncharacterized protein LOC133876831, producing the protein MGGKNIKVEDADKKPARWAQMRQHIGFRTTVTWFFFIISMLCIVYSSNFMLTTGHRKCSGTSLDASSEKHLQTLTNVSVEDATAQPVLPQKSQRYDTELKHIVFGIAASSSLWEKRKEYIKVWWKPKETRGVVWLDKKVRTRGNEGLPEIRISGDTKRFKYNNRQGQRSALRISRVVSETLRLGMKDVRWFVMGDDDTVFVVENVVRILSKYDHTQLYYVGSSSESHVQNIYFSYAMAYGGGGFAISYPLAQELAKMQDRCIQRYPGLYGSDDRIQACMAELGVPLTKEPGFHQYDVYGDLLGLLGAHPITPLVSIHHLDVVEPIFPRTTRVKALQHLMQSVKLDSANVMQQSICYDKKRYWSISISWGYVVQILRGVVSPRELEMPTRTFLNWYRKADYTAYAFNTRPVTKNPCQKPFVFYMASSRYDPAKKQNVGVYSRHKSRSPNCRWKMASPEKVDSVVVFKSPDPLRWQKSPRRDCCRVLPSQKSSTMNLWVGNCRNGEISQL